In a genomic window of Aquila chrysaetos chrysaetos chromosome Z, bAquChr1.4, whole genome shotgun sequence:
- the RAI14 gene encoding ankycorbin isoform X5 gives MCWLHGSIWWGSSEAWISPECSIEIQTNEWNKNDDRLLQAVENGDPEKVASLLGKKGASATKQDSEGKTAFHLAATKGHAECLRIMVTHGADVTAQDGAGHSASHLAAKNSHPDCIKRLLQSKCPADSTDNSGKTALHYAAACGCLQAVQLLCEHKCPINVKDLDGNIPLLLAIQNGHTEVCKYLLDHGADINTRDKNGRTALMMACEAGSLNIVEAFLQKGADVSLVDVFGQNALHYSKLSENTGIQNLLSSKLSQDVDTKSPTKAKQLSDLSSPHSSTSAPMTGKGQAFFADQVCKEEFSSLHRDNKDRLSDSTTGAESLLDVSSEADQQDLLLLMQAKIASLTLHNKELQDKLQERTPKEVDSTVESYHSTQTEFEQTADRQNEFSAQELKSTLNATQIQEKLTSLSEVKMKYLQEDLKDVQRKLENSEAKRKHTEAQVQSRVPETDHLNSTDISENGSDLNLKFQEPQNRYEEAVKEVLNVQRQMKLGLVSSESEETSSELSRLKVTCGEVEMLKHELKRALEESERQKEKVRELQKKFEEREQNVASKLSVEECEEIKNSYCSVIDNINQEKALLIERYKEGQEEIKRLQDKLTSQTHMESSAEAGEVKDAMHKMIDELNRQLSELSQSYKEAQTELEDYRKRKTLDDITSDYIPRDEHEKLMQVTNSLKYKAENELSEMKSQYTKVLDEAEELKQLLDTQKQNSLPITEHHQVMNALRNTVKEMEEEINELKGLLTNKESEVRNLQKELLEEKAAINEAMVPKATYEKLQSSLEGEVSVLSSKLKDIIQEKENASLDAMQLRNEVLHLKEEKEGMHTLLEAKEREVTGLQQKYHQAQEDLLEMKRYSESSSKLEEDKDKKINEMSKEVSKLKEALNSLSQLSYSTSAPKRQSQQLEALQQQVKQLQNQLTETKKQHQEIVSVYRMHLLYAVQGQMDEDVQKVLKQILSMCKSQSQKK, from the exons TTTTCACCTGGCAGCCACAAAGGGGCATGCAGAGTGCCTCAGGATCATGGTGACACATGGTGCAGATGTGACAGCCCAAGATGGTGCAG GGCACAGTGCTTCACATCTTGCAGCAAAGAACAGCCACCCTGATTGCATTAAGAGATTACTTCAg AGTAAATGTCCAGCAGACAGCACTGACAATTCTGGGAAAACAGCTTTACATTATGCAG ctgcATGTGGTTGTCTTCAGGCAGTTCAACTTCTGTGTGAACACAAATGTCCAATTAACGTCAAAGATTTG GATGGAAACATACCTCTGCTGCTTGCAATACAAAATGGTCATACGGAAGTCTGCAAATACCTTCTGGATCATGGAGCAGACATCAACACCAGGGATAAAAATGGAAG AACTGCTTTGATGATGGCTTGTGAAGCTGGTAGCCTTAACATCGTGGAAGCCTTCCTTCAGAAAGGTGCAGATGTCAGTTTAGTAGATGTCTTTGGACAGAATGCCCTGCATTACTCCAAGCTCTCTGAGAATACAGGGATACAGAATCTCCTATCATCAAAGTTATCTCAGGATGTGG aTACAAAGTCaccaacaaaagcaaagcag CTTAGTGATTTGTCCTCTCCACACTCATCAACTTCAGCTCCCATGACTGGAAAAGGGCAGGCTTTCTTTGCTGATCAAGTGTGCAAG GAAGAATTCAGCTCCTTGCATCGAGATAATAAAGACAGGCTGAGTGACAGCACAACAG gtGCTGAGAGTTTATTGGATGTGAGTTCTGAAGCCGACCAGCAAGATCTACTTCTGTTGATGCAAGCAAAAATTGCTTCTTTGACATTGCACAATAAGGAGCTGCAGGACAAATTACAG GAAAGAACACCTAAAGAAGTGGATTCAACTGTAGAATCTTATCATTCAACCCAAACAGAATTTGAGCAAACAGCAGATAGACAAAATGAGTTCTCGGCTCAGGAGCTGAAGTCTACATTAAATGCCACCCAAATTCAAGAAAAGTTGACAAGCCTCAGTGAGGTAAAAATGAAGTACCTCCAGGAAGATTTAAAGGATGTGCAGAGGAAATTAGAGAATTCTGAAGCCAAAAGAAAGCACACAGAAGCTCAGGTCCAGTCTAGAGTCCCAGAAACAGATCATTTAAACAGcacagacatttcagaaaatggttCTGATCTTAACCTGAAGTTCCAAGAACCTCAAAACAGGTATGAGGAAGCTGTGAAAGAGGTTTTGAATGTACAAAGGCAAATGAAGCTGGGTCTTGTTTCCTCTGAAAGTGAAGAAACCAGTTCTGAGCTGAGTAGGTTGAAGGTTACATGTGGAGAAGTTGAAATGCTTAAGCACGAATTGAAGAGAGCGTTAGAGGAaagtgaaagacaaaaagagaaagtaagagagctgcagaaaaagttTGAAGAAAGAGAGCAGAATGTGGCAAGCAAATTGTCTGTGGAAGAGTGCGAGGAAATTAAGAATTCATACTGTTCAGTTATTGATAACATTAATCAAGAGAAAGCATTGTTGATCGAGAGGTACAAAGAAGGCcaagaggaaattaaaaggcTACAGGACAAGCTGACAAGTCAGACACACATGGAATCCAGTGCTGAAGCTGGAGAAGTGAAAGATGCAATGCACAAAATGATAGATGAGCTCAACAGACAACTTAGTGAATTGTCTCAGTCGTACAAAGAAGCACAAACAGAGCTTGAAGACtataggaagagaaaaactCTAGATGATATAACTTCGGACTACATTCCTAGAGATGAACATGAGAAACTGATGCAGGTAACAAattctttgaaatacaaagcagagaATGAGTTATCAGAAATGAAATCCCAGTACACAAAAGTATTAGATGAAGCAGAAGAACTAAAGCAACTGTTAGACACTCAGAAACAAAACTCTTTGCCAATTACTGAACATCATCAGGTGATGAATGCACTCAGAAATACTGTAaaggaaatggaggaagaaataaatgaactCAAAGGACTGCTTACCAACAAGGAAAGCGAAGTAAGAAACTTACAGAAGGaattactggaagaaaaagctgcaattAATGAAGCAATGGTACCCAAGGCTACATATGAAAAGCTCCAGTCATCACTAGAGGGTGAAGTTAGTGTTTTGTCATCCAAACTGAAGGATATAAtccaagagaaggaaaatgcatcCTTAGATGCTATGCAACTGAGAAATGAAGTTTTGCActtgaaagaagagaaggaaggtaTGCATACTCTGCTTGAAGCAAAGGAACGGGAGGTGACTGGTCTTCAGCAAAAGTACCATCAAGCTCAAGAAGATCttcttgaaatgaaaagataTTCTGAAAGCTCATCAAAACTGGAAGAGGATAAAGATAAAAAG ATCAATGAAATGTCCAAGGAAGTTAGCAAATTAAAAGAAGCATTGAACAGCCTTTCTCAGCTTTCGTACTCCACCAGCGCCCCCAAAAGACaaagccagcagctggaggcgTTACAACAACAAGTGAAGCAGTTGCAAAACCAACTGACT gaaacaaagaaacaacatCAGGAAATTGTCTCAGTTTACAGGATGCATCTTCTCTATGCTGTGCAG GGTCAAATGGATGAAGATGTCCAGAAAGTGCTTAAACAAATTTTATCAATGTGTAAAAGCCAGtcacagaaaaagtaa
- the RAI14 gene encoding ankycorbin isoform X4 — protein sequence MCWLHGSIWWGSSEAWISPECSIEIQTNEWNKNDDRLLQAVENGDPEKVASLLGKKGASATKQDSEGKTAFHLAATKGHAECLRIMVTHGADVTAQDGAGHSASHLAAKNSHPDCIKRLLQSKCPADSTDNSGKTALHYAAACGCLQAVQLLCEHKCPINVKDLDGNIPLLLAIQNGHTEVCKYLLDHGADINTRDKNGRTALMMACEAGSLNIVEAFLQKGADVSLVDVFGQNALHYSKLSENTGIQNLLSSKLSQDVDTKSPTKAKQLSDLSSPHSSTSAPMTGKGQAFFADQVCKQEEFSSLHRDNKDRLSDSTTGAESLLDVSSEADQQDLLLLMQAKIASLTLHNKELQDKLQERTPKEVDSTVESYHSTQTEFEQTADRQNEFSAQELKSTLNATQIQEKLTSLSEVKMKYLQEDLKDVQRKLENSEAKRKHTEAQVQSRVPETDHLNSTDISENGSDLNLKFQEPQNRYEEAVKEVLNVQRQMKLGLVSSESEETSSELSRLKVTCGEVEMLKHELKRALEESERQKEKVRELQKKFEEREQNVASKLSVEECEEIKNSYCSVIDNINQEKALLIERYKEGQEEIKRLQDKLTSQTHMESSAEAGEVKDAMHKMIDELNRQLSELSQSYKEAQTELEDYRKRKTLDDITSDYIPRDEHEKLMQVTNSLKYKAENELSEMKSQYTKVLDEAEELKQLLDTQKQNSLPITEHHQVMNALRNTVKEMEEEINELKGLLTNKESEVRNLQKELLEEKAAINEAMVPKATYEKLQSSLEGEVSVLSSKLKDIIQEKENASLDAMQLRNEVLHLKEEKEGMHTLLEAKEREVTGLQQKYHQAQEDLLEMKRYSESSSKLEEDKDKKINEMSKEVSKLKEALNSLSQLSYSTSAPKRQSQQLEALQQQVKQLQNQLTETKKQHQEIVSVYRMHLLYAVQGQMDEDVQKVLKQILSMCKSQSQKK from the exons TTTTCACCTGGCAGCCACAAAGGGGCATGCAGAGTGCCTCAGGATCATGGTGACACATGGTGCAGATGTGACAGCCCAAGATGGTGCAG GGCACAGTGCTTCACATCTTGCAGCAAAGAACAGCCACCCTGATTGCATTAAGAGATTACTTCAg AGTAAATGTCCAGCAGACAGCACTGACAATTCTGGGAAAACAGCTTTACATTATGCAG ctgcATGTGGTTGTCTTCAGGCAGTTCAACTTCTGTGTGAACACAAATGTCCAATTAACGTCAAAGATTTG GATGGAAACATACCTCTGCTGCTTGCAATACAAAATGGTCATACGGAAGTCTGCAAATACCTTCTGGATCATGGAGCAGACATCAACACCAGGGATAAAAATGGAAG AACTGCTTTGATGATGGCTTGTGAAGCTGGTAGCCTTAACATCGTGGAAGCCTTCCTTCAGAAAGGTGCAGATGTCAGTTTAGTAGATGTCTTTGGACAGAATGCCCTGCATTACTCCAAGCTCTCTGAGAATACAGGGATACAGAATCTCCTATCATCAAAGTTATCTCAGGATGTGG aTACAAAGTCaccaacaaaagcaaagcag CTTAGTGATTTGTCCTCTCCACACTCATCAACTTCAGCTCCCATGACTGGAAAAGGGCAGGCTTTCTTTGCTGATCAAGTGTGCAAG CAGGAAGAATTCAGCTCCTTGCATCGAGATAATAAAGACAGGCTGAGTGACAGCACAACAG gtGCTGAGAGTTTATTGGATGTGAGTTCTGAAGCCGACCAGCAAGATCTACTTCTGTTGATGCAAGCAAAAATTGCTTCTTTGACATTGCACAATAAGGAGCTGCAGGACAAATTACAG GAAAGAACACCTAAAGAAGTGGATTCAACTGTAGAATCTTATCATTCAACCCAAACAGAATTTGAGCAAACAGCAGATAGACAAAATGAGTTCTCGGCTCAGGAGCTGAAGTCTACATTAAATGCCACCCAAATTCAAGAAAAGTTGACAAGCCTCAGTGAGGTAAAAATGAAGTACCTCCAGGAAGATTTAAAGGATGTGCAGAGGAAATTAGAGAATTCTGAAGCCAAAAGAAAGCACACAGAAGCTCAGGTCCAGTCTAGAGTCCCAGAAACAGATCATTTAAACAGcacagacatttcagaaaatggttCTGATCTTAACCTGAAGTTCCAAGAACCTCAAAACAGGTATGAGGAAGCTGTGAAAGAGGTTTTGAATGTACAAAGGCAAATGAAGCTGGGTCTTGTTTCCTCTGAAAGTGAAGAAACCAGTTCTGAGCTGAGTAGGTTGAAGGTTACATGTGGAGAAGTTGAAATGCTTAAGCACGAATTGAAGAGAGCGTTAGAGGAaagtgaaagacaaaaagagaaagtaagagagctgcagaaaaagttTGAAGAAAGAGAGCAGAATGTGGCAAGCAAATTGTCTGTGGAAGAGTGCGAGGAAATTAAGAATTCATACTGTTCAGTTATTGATAACATTAATCAAGAGAAAGCATTGTTGATCGAGAGGTACAAAGAAGGCcaagaggaaattaaaaggcTACAGGACAAGCTGACAAGTCAGACACACATGGAATCCAGTGCTGAAGCTGGAGAAGTGAAAGATGCAATGCACAAAATGATAGATGAGCTCAACAGACAACTTAGTGAATTGTCTCAGTCGTACAAAGAAGCACAAACAGAGCTTGAAGACtataggaagagaaaaactCTAGATGATATAACTTCGGACTACATTCCTAGAGATGAACATGAGAAACTGATGCAGGTAACAAattctttgaaatacaaagcagagaATGAGTTATCAGAAATGAAATCCCAGTACACAAAAGTATTAGATGAAGCAGAAGAACTAAAGCAACTGTTAGACACTCAGAAACAAAACTCTTTGCCAATTACTGAACATCATCAGGTGATGAATGCACTCAGAAATACTGTAaaggaaatggaggaagaaataaatgaactCAAAGGACTGCTTACCAACAAGGAAAGCGAAGTAAGAAACTTACAGAAGGaattactggaagaaaaagctgcaattAATGAAGCAATGGTACCCAAGGCTACATATGAAAAGCTCCAGTCATCACTAGAGGGTGAAGTTAGTGTTTTGTCATCCAAACTGAAGGATATAAtccaagagaaggaaaatgcatcCTTAGATGCTATGCAACTGAGAAATGAAGTTTTGCActtgaaagaagagaaggaaggtaTGCATACTCTGCTTGAAGCAAAGGAACGGGAGGTGACTGGTCTTCAGCAAAAGTACCATCAAGCTCAAGAAGATCttcttgaaatgaaaagataTTCTGAAAGCTCATCAAAACTGGAAGAGGATAAAGATAAAAAG ATCAATGAAATGTCCAAGGAAGTTAGCAAATTAAAAGAAGCATTGAACAGCCTTTCTCAGCTTTCGTACTCCACCAGCGCCCCCAAAAGACaaagccagcagctggaggcgTTACAACAACAAGTGAAGCAGTTGCAAAACCAACTGACT gaaacaaagaaacaacatCAGGAAATTGTCTCAGTTTACAGGATGCATCTTCTCTATGCTGTGCAG GGTCAAATGGATGAAGATGTCCAGAAAGTGCTTAAACAAATTTTATCAATGTGTAAAAGCCAGtcacagaaaaagtaa